The following DNA comes from Anastrepha obliqua isolate idAnaObli1 chromosome 1, idAnaObli1_1.0, whole genome shotgun sequence.
AGAGTATTTGAATAACTGGCCGCGCAATTTAAACTCTCGTAAGTATCATCGTTAAGTGTGGTTGAACGGTTTGGGTGTTTCAATTGTGCCATTACTGTTTTATACTCCATGTCAGCGGATTTGTCACGTGGAGATTTCTTGATGTACTCCTTAAAAACACATAAGccagtaaaatattaatttcacaaATATGTTAGTAGTTCAGTAGCTAAGCAATAAACTGataattagaattttattacatttctaTTTAGTaagatcaatttttttcttcttgaatAATACCTTGGAAGACCGATTCAAACTCGAACGTATACGTCCGCCACTATGTAATTCTTCTTCCACCAACATTTGATTATTGCTATCGGACTCCACATCTGATGCAGACTCAACTTGTGCATTTTTTAATGCTGGCACTGGCTTCTTACAAATGCCAGTCTTTGAAAGTGTTGTCAATAGCCTGGCTCCTATCATTTCATACTGTGTTTGTTCGCCCTCCGTTAAAGTTGCTGTTCGCCGCCATCTATCTGAGCCAACCAAACACGTTTCGCCAAAATCTGTTTTAATGGCCGTATCAGCGCCACGATCTAATAGCAGTTCAACTACATCGAGAAACCCATTCGAACAGGCATCGTAAAGTGGAATTAGCCGTCGCAACTCAAACCTCCTTTATCGTTAATGGCAACAGCTGAACCGCGATCTATTAGTAGTTCTACTACATCACGAAATCCATGATTGCAAGCTTCATGCAATGGAATCCAGCCCGTATGATCCCGCACATTGACCACATGCCCGTGGTCGAGAAGTCGCCGAACTAGCTCAATATTTCCTGCTGTACACGCTTGGTGCAGCTATGTTTCGCCTTTATTATTGCGCTTAATTGTAAGAGCGCGAACTTCACGTGTAGCACGATGTGTCCGCGGTTTCTCTGTCTCATCTAAATCACTCATATCTGAATCGGTCAGAACATCGAGACAAACATCATCACCCAATTCGGGTGAGTTTTCATCGTTGCAAGCTGCCGAGTCCGCCTCTGACTCAGCGTCGCTTCCATCGTCGTCAAGTCTTAATTTTATccctataaaaaagaaaaattattgtttttgttttaaagcgaatataatatttatttagaatattttcgatGTTTATCTAACACAAGAGCACGCAGAACTATGTTTTGTTACTTAAATATGTGTTTTAAGTTAGATCGTAGTTGTAAAACAAACATTAGTTAGATGtgaagagagaaaaataaaaacatggcgTCTCCAACGGagtattttcattacattaagAAGGAAATGCtgctagtaaacaaaaaaaaagcttttatgTAGATTtccgagtatatttttttttacaagtttaGTAGTTTATAGTGTAAAGTTTGTTTACCTTAATATACTGGGCCCTTAGATTAGTAAGTGTTGGGAAAATGTATTCATATGgtctaaaacaaatatttcatatattgcTAATATAATTCATAAACTTACGTTAATCAAATGCGTATGGGTGACTCGTATGGGTGTTGGAACGCTGCACTGATTCGAGCAGATGTAGAGACGTTGAACTTGCGCAGAAACCAAAAACCTGTAAACCAGAAGTCTAAAAATTGTTAACTTCAAATATATAACTACGACT
Coding sequences within:
- the LOC129236052 gene encoding tonsoku-like protein; the protein is MIGARLLTTLSKTGICKKPVPALKNAQVESASDVESDSNNQMLVEEELHSGGRIRSSLNRSSKEYIKKSPRDKSADMEYKTVMAQLKHPNRSTTLNDDTYESLNCAASYSNTLI